Genomic window (Rosa chinensis cultivar Old Blush chromosome 6, RchiOBHm-V2, whole genome shotgun sequence):
ATTACTTGAAAAGAACCCAAATATTATGATTAATTAACAAGCCTCTTTTTCTTAATAAACTCTATGTCTCTCTCATCTCTTTTATGTACCTGGTGGTTCCTTGACTGCTTCACACTTTTCGATCTGCTAACAGATCTGGGTTCATCTGTATTTCTTCAAATAGtaataattaataataaatgaataattataaattgtttttgttttggttaattTGGTTTTAATAatattcttctcaaaaaaaaaatttggttttaATGTCAAACTAATACATATTGTGAGGTTTTGAAACATTATATGATCAATGGCGCAGAACCTCTCCAATGAACTGGATAGaatcaagaaagaaaatgacGGCATGCAAGTCCAGCTCAGGTAGACTAAAAAAGATCTCTGTCTCTCTTTTAGGGGATAAACATCAGTTTTACATTATTACATAGGCTAGCATATGAATTGATATATGCTCGTGCATGTAGGCATTTGAAGGGGGAGGACATAACATCTTTGAACCACAGCGAGCTGGGGGACTTGGAGGAAGCACTTGAGAATGGCCTTACTAGTGTCAGAGGCAAGAAGGCAAGCAATCGATGCTCTCGATCCTGTTGAAATGAACTTacatggttgttttgagagatTAATAGTTCGATCTGCTAATGAAGTTAATCTTGTTTTCTGTTTGTTTGTCACAGTCAGATGTCGTCCAGATGCAAAGAGACAGTGTACGTATCAAATTAAGTTATTGGAATCCTTAATTAATTGACttatttgatttactttaaATTTTCAATGTTCCAAATGTATATGTAATGCATATGCTATCATGTAGTTAATTTGCTCCATTGGTTAATAACTTTCCTATATATTTTTGGATGGAACACGTACGACTACTCAGCACAAAGCTGCGGAGGAAGAGTATGATCGCCTCAATTATGAGCTGGTAAGTTCACTGTTCATACCAATTAAGTGTATGTCCGTATAGTTTTATTATAGAGATTTCAAGGTTCTAGACTTCTAGCTAATGTGTGTTTTttcatctttaaaaaaaaaaaaaaaaaaactagtgtacatgtgtttttaacTTCTATTATTGCAACCTAAATAATTAACTTGCTCCTAATTCCTTTAGTTTCTAATATAAAATGTAGTACGTTTAGATACCAAGCGTTGCAAAAAGGAATAAGTAACGAGTAAGTGAATCAACAATACGTAAAAAGAGTTATGaactatatatatgtacaaAACAATAACCGTTGCATATAACATACCAAGTTCCGGATTCAAGGTGACCAAGTGAACCATGAAAAATCAAGTGCTAACATCACATAATTAATGTGAATATTCAGCACATAGTTATATAAACAACTCACTGTACGTGTTTAAGAAATTTTTAATGTGTAAATGAAATGGACATTATCAATATTTTAACTGAAGTTGAAAGTAGGTTGTGAATTGTGATATATTGatattgtatatatataggatgaTACATGCATGCATCTTTTGGGGTGGTGTTGTCTGAGGGCACTCAGGGTTTGTGGATACTTGTTGATGTTTAGGCATTAGGTTaagtaaacttgaatcaaagaaaAATTACTTAAGGAAACTTGATTTCATATATTATAGCTAAGCTACAGAAAATATTGGTAATTTTGCAATAGAAATTTATATCCTAGTTTGTACATGTTATTGTAATTATATGTTCTTATTAAATTTGTCCTGATGGATTTGCAGCACAAACAGACCGTAAAATCTGAAGAGAACTTGAGGGACATGGAATATCATCAGAGGATGTCCCAGATGTCTTTCTTCCGAGTCCAGCCTATTCAGCCTAATCTCCACGACGACCACGATAGAGAatgaaaattaattaataacATATATCTTGCCTATATGTAATGCTAGTGATGCTGCCCTAGCTCCTGCCTGTCTTCTTTTCGATCAAGAAACTAATGCTTTCTATCAGTTCAGTTAAATTTCATGGTTTGTAATATTATCGCGCGCAGATAGTAGTTGAGCTAATCTTATTATGACTAAGTAATGATCGAGGAACTTGTAATATATAATATTGAGGTGTGTGTCTGAGCTACAATAGACATACTAATAACCCTTGTCATGTACGTGTGCTAGCTAGCTACTGCAATTGCACCTTAATGAATCGTGTGGCTATATGTGTGTTAATAGCTGATCGAGTATTtggtttcatttttctttttaaagcaAGTAGAAACAGTAGTACGTACTATATATTGATCAAGATCCTGAAAGCCTGAAACTACCGGCCGGCAAGCAAATACGGGATGATATCTGCCAGAAGTCCTAATCCGAGTGGCTGGAACGAAATCCAAGAGAGAAAAGTTCTTTAATTAATCTCTTATCTCTAGTGTGCAGTCTAGCACTTAAGCATATCAAGGCGttcaaataattaaataaatttcaAAATGTACGCATTTCTATCATTTTCTGCTTGAGTTCAAATACTAACACTTTTACATATCCCAATTCACAAAACTTT
Coding sequences:
- the LOC112169209 gene encoding agamous-like MADS-box protein MADS9, whose amino-acid sequence is MGRGKIEIKRIENSTNRQVTFAKRKNGIIKKAKEITVLCDAKVSLIINASSGKMVEYNSGSPETLLEILDRYHSQTGKKLWDAKHENLSNELDRIKKENDGMQVQLRHLKGEDITSLNHSELGDLEEALENGLTSVRGKKSDVVQMQRDSHKAAEEEYDRLNYELHKQTVKSEENLRDMEYHQRMSQMSFFRVQPIQPNLHDDHDRE